Below is a genomic region from Citrobacter tructae.
GGTTTCGGCAACTTCGCGTGCTTTAAGGCCGGAGATGCGCAGAATACCCACACCACCACGTCCCGGTGGGGTGGCCTGAGCGACGATGGTGTCGTTATGGCTCATGATAGTTCTCTTGTAAATGTAAAAAAGGCGGTCTTATGACCGCCTTCTCTGGCATTAACTGTACCGTGAATACTCGAAATAATTCAAGCTGCAGGAAGGCGGCAAGCAAATGCAGCCAACGCACCTGCGGCTTGAAGAATGAAGAGTATCAGGAGTTTTTCTTCTCGCGGCTATGTAGGCCACGCTTCTCCAGACCACGGTAAATCAGCTGTTGCTGAATAATAGTTACCAGGTTGCTGACGATATAGTACAGCACCAGACCTGACGGGAACCACAGGAAGAACACGGTGAAGATGACCGGCATAAAGGTCATGATCTTCTGCTGCATCGGGTCGGTCACGGTGGTCGGAGACATCTTCTGAATGAAGAACATCGTCACGCCCATCAGGATCGGCAGGATGTAGTACGGGTCCTGTGCAGACAGGTCATGGATCCACAGAGCGAACGGCGCATGACGCAGTTCAATGGAGCCCATCAGCATGTAGTACAGTGCCAGGAAGATTGGCATCTGGATGATCAGCGGGAAGCAGCCGCCCAGCGGGTTAACCTTCTCAGCTTTGTACAGGGCCATCATTTCCTGGCTCTGACGCTGTTTGTCATCGCCCAGACGCTCACGCATTGCCTGAATCTTCGGCTGCAGCATACGCATCTTCGCCATGGAGGTGTACTGCGCTTTAGTCAGCGGGTACATGATGCCACGAACGATAAAGGTGATAACGATGATGGAGAAGCCCCAGTTACCCAGGAAGCTATGGATCCACTTCAGCAGTTTGAACAGCGGCTGAGAGATGAACCACAACCAGCCGTAGTCCACGGTCAGATCCAGGTGCGGTGCAACGGCCGCCATTTTATCCTGAATTTCCGGGCCAACCCACAGGGTGCTGGTCATCGCGCTTGTCTGGCCTGGCTGAACCAGAACCGGCTGAGATTTATAGCCGATAGCGGCAATGCCGTTACCCAGATTTGCGGTATAGAAGTTATTGGTGCCGTCGTTACGCGGAACCCATGC
It encodes:
- the yidC gene encoding membrane protein insertase YidC; the protein is MDSQRNLLVIALLFVSFMIWQAWEQDKNPQPQAQQTTQTTTTAAGSAADQGVPASGQGKLITVKTDVLDLTINTRGGDVEQASLPAYPKELGSTEPFQLLETTPQFIYQAQSGLTGRDGPDNPANGPRPLYNVDKDAFVLADGQNELQIPMTYTDAAGNTFTKTFVLKRGEYAVSVNYSVQNASEKPLEVSTFGQLKQSINLPSHRDTGSSNFALHTFRGAAYSTPDEKYEKYKFDTIAENENLNVNAKDGWVAMLQQYFATAWVPRNDGTNNFYTANLGNGIAAIGYKSQPVLVQPGQTSAMTSTLWVGPEIQDKMAAVAPHLDLTVDYGWLWFISQPLFKLLKWIHSFLGNWGFSIIVITFIVRGIMYPLTKAQYTSMAKMRMLQPKIQAMRERLGDDKQRQSQEMMALYKAEKVNPLGGCFPLIIQMPIFLALYYMLMGSIELRHAPFALWIHDLSAQDPYYILPILMGVTMFFIQKMSPTTVTDPMQQKIMTFMPVIFTVFFLWFPSGLVLYYIVSNLVTIIQQQLIYRGLEKRGLHSREKKNS